A stretch of Gemmatimonadota bacterium DNA encodes these proteins:
- a CDS encoding redoxin domain-containing protein has product MGITVGDQAPDFTLKSKSGDDMNDISLSDYRDSKNVVILFFPLAYTGVCTDEMCSVSGGLADYDALDAQVLGISVDSPFAQEAWAKENEITVPLLSDFNKEVSAAYGSQFEDLIGFKGVAKRSAFVVDKTGVVRFASVSDDPTELPDFDAIKACLQALS; this is encoded by the coding sequence ATGGGTATTACTGTAGGTGACCAGGCACCAGATTTTACGTTGAAATCAAAATCTGGTGATGATATGAACGATATTTCTCTGAGCGATTACAGAGACAGCAAAAACGTCGTAATTTTGTTTTTCCCACTGGCTTATACCGGTGTCTGTACCGATGAAATGTGCTCGGTCAGCGGTGGTTTGGCCGATTACGACGCACTCGATGCACAGGTTTTGGGCATCAGTGTAGATAGTCCCTTTGCCCAGGAAGCATGGGCAAAAGAAAACGAGATTACCGTTCCCCTGCTCAGCGATTTCAACAAAGAAGTAAGCGCGGCTTATGGATCGCAATTCGAAGACCTGATTGGATTTAAGGGCGTGGCAAAGCGTTCGGCTTTCGTCGTAGATAAAACCGGTGTGGTGCGCTTTGCTTCTGTATCCGACGATCCAACCGAGTTGCCGGATTTTGATGCGATCAAAGCGTGTTTGCAAGCGTTGAGTTAA
- a CDS encoding iron-sulfur cluster assembly accessory protein: protein MVRVTETAAGKIKELLDRDGRPEDHGLRLKVIGGGCSGLQYQLDFDETVRTDDSVIEAYGVRVFVDMKSALFLTGTELDYDDGLMGTGFRFNNPNAKNQCGCGESFSV from the coding sequence ATGGTTCGCGTCACAGAAACAGCAGCGGGCAAAATCAAAGAACTCCTGGACCGAGACGGACGTCCCGAAGATCACGGTTTGCGCCTGAAAGTGATCGGCGGCGGATGTTCTGGCCTTCAATATCAGCTCGATTTCGACGAGACAGTCCGCACAGATGACAGCGTAATCGAAGCCTATGGCGTTCGGGTCTTTGTCGATATGAAAAGCGCGCTCTTTTTGACAGGCACGGAACTGGACTACGACGATGGCCTGATGGGAACGGGGTTTCGGTTTAACAACCCCAATGCCAAAAATCAATGTGGATGTGGGGAATCGTTCAGCGTTTGA